In Patescibacteria group bacterium, a single window of DNA contains:
- a CDS encoding NAD+ synthase: MKIAICQLNPTIGDFKGNLAKMKKALSQANKEKADLAVFCELFITGYPPRDFLEKKEFIEKAEQANQEVIIFSKQYPQLGILFGNITTRKAKTGNQLYNSAILVHGGKIVFQQHKSCLPRRDVFDEPRYFEPTSEIKMCTFKKERLGISICADIWTGLQWLEQEYSSEPLKVLAKMKPSLFLNLSASPFYAGKEKIRFKILHDQAKKYKLPIFYVNQVGGNDELIFDGRSMVVNQKGELVDICPAFKEIVKIVDTTKFNQTMVYKPDLEMETIYQALILGLRDYVQKVGYKSVILGFSGGIDSSVTAALAAEALGSKNVFGVSMPSSYSSKGSKTDAQKLAKNLGAHLETVAIAKIYDAYLIALKKLFGKSDKVVVAQENIQARIRGNILMAYSNKNGYLVLSTGNKSELAVGYCTLYGDMSGGLGVLSDLPKNKVYELAHYINRNKEIIPKEVLEKKPSPELRPDQLTEKDLMPYQILNPIMEFYVEEKLSTKDIVKKGFDEKIVKWVIHKIDRNEFKRRQAAPGLKVTNKAFGMGRRMPIAAKFD, from the coding sequence ATGAAAATTGCCATTTGTCAGTTAAACCCGACGATCGGGGATTTCAAAGGAAATCTAGCCAAAATGAAAAAAGCCTTGTCTCAAGCGAATAAAGAGAAGGCCGATTTGGCTGTTTTTTGCGAACTTTTTATAACCGGCTATCCGCCGCGCGATTTTTTAGAAAAAAAAGAGTTTATTGAAAAAGCCGAACAAGCCAATCAAGAGGTTATTATATTTTCCAAACAATATCCTCAATTAGGCATTCTTTTCGGCAATATCACGACTCGCAAGGCGAAGACCGGCAATCAGCTTTATAATTCGGCTATTTTGGTTCATGGCGGAAAAATAGTTTTTCAACAACATAAATCTTGCTTGCCAAGAAGAGATGTTTTTGACGAGCCGAGATATTTTGAACCGACCTCCGAAATAAAAATGTGCACTTTTAAAAAAGAAAGATTGGGTATTTCCATTTGCGCTGATATTTGGACCGGTCTGCAATGGTTGGAACAGGAATATTCATCAGAACCGTTGAAAGTATTGGCGAAAATGAAACCGTCTTTATTTTTAAATCTTTCCGCTTCGCCATTTTATGCCGGAAAAGAAAAAATCAGATTTAAAATTTTACACGACCAGGCGAAAAAATATAAACTTCCGATTTTTTACGTTAATCAAGTCGGAGGCAATGATGAATTGATTTTTGACGGTCGAAGTATGGTGGTTAATCAAAAAGGGGAGTTAGTTGATATTTGTCCGGCTTTTAAAGAAATTGTCAAAATTGTTGATACGACAAAATTTAATCAGACGATGGTTTACAAACCTGATTTGGAAATGGAAACTATTTATCAAGCTTTGATTTTAGGTCTTAGAGATTATGTCCAAAAAGTCGGTTATAAAAGCGTGATTCTCGGATTTTCCGGAGGAATAGATTCCAGTGTTACCGCCGCCTTGGCCGCGGAAGCTTTGGGTTCAAAAAACGTTTTTGGCGTGAGCATGCCTTCTTCCTATTCTTCGAAGGGCAGCAAAACAGACGCTCAAAAATTAGCGAAAAATTTAGGCGCTCATCTTGAAACAGTTGCTATTGCTAAAATTTATGATGCTTATTTAATTGCCTTGAAAAAACTTTTCGGGAAAAGCGACAAAGTGGTCGTGGCGCAAGAAAATATTCAAGCCAGAATTCGCGGAAATATTTTAATGGCTTATTCAAATAAAAATGGTTATTTGGTTCTTTCTACCGGAAATAAAAGTGAGTTGGCTGTCGGGTATTGCACTTTATATGGAGACATGAGTGGCGGACTGGGAGTCCTTTCCGATTTGCCGAAAAATAAAGTTTATGAATTGGCTCATTACATTAATCGAAATAAAGAAATAATTCCGAAAGAAGTTTTAGAAAAAAAACCTTCGCCGGAATTAAGACCGGATCAGTTAACCGAGAAAGATCTTATGCCTTATCAAATTTTAAATCCGATTATGGAATTTTATGTTGAAGAAAAACTTTCAACCAAAGATATTGTTAAAAAAGGATTTGACGAAAAAATAGTTAAATGGGTTATTCATAAAATTGACCGCAATGAATTCAAAAGAAGACAGGCGGCGCCCGGTTTAAA